In Deltaproteobacteria bacterium RIFCSPHIGHO2_02_FULL_44_16, a single genomic region encodes these proteins:
- a CDS encoding alanine dehydrogenase — MIIGIPKEIKTKETRVSVMPRTVKKLTDAGHKVLVEQKAGILSGIDDAQYVAAGATIKHTAEEVWNQANLIVKVKEPLEREYRFLRPDLVLFTYLHLASVPQLAKALCHSKTLSIGYETVELDDGSLPLLTPMSQVAGRVGTQVGAALLHKNNGGKGLLLGGVPGTRKGTVVVLGGGHAGLNAAEIAAGLGAETVVLDINDQKLAYIEKTYQGKIRPVKSNPQTVTEWVAKADLLIGAVLVAGDRAPNVVSRAHVRSMESNSVIVDIAIDQGGCIETSRVTSHDEPTYVEEGVIHYCVPNMPALTPRTSTEALTSATEPYLLKLANEGIDRALNNDLALAKGLQTRNGKVTLPVLEKLFPELT; from the coding sequence ATGATCATCGGCATTCCAAAGGAAATTAAAACTAAAGAGACACGCGTCTCTGTTATGCCGCGTACGGTGAAAAAATTAACTGATGCTGGCCACAAAGTTTTGGTGGAACAAAAAGCCGGCATTCTCTCTGGCATCGACGATGCGCAATACGTCGCTGCTGGTGCCACGATTAAACACACCGCCGAAGAGGTCTGGAATCAAGCCAATCTCATCGTCAAAGTAAAAGAACCACTCGAGCGGGAATATCGTTTTCTTCGCCCTGACCTTGTTCTTTTTACCTATCTTCATTTAGCAAGCGTTCCGCAACTCGCCAAAGCACTCTGTCATTCAAAAACTTTGAGCATCGGATATGAAACCGTCGAACTCGACGATGGTTCTCTTCCACTGCTCACTCCCATGAGTCAGGTAGCAGGTCGGGTGGGCACCCAGGTAGGCGCAGCCCTCCTTCATAAAAATAACGGAGGGAAAGGTCTTCTTTTGGGCGGCGTTCCAGGAACGCGCAAAGGAACCGTTGTGGTTCTTGGTGGTGGACATGCAGGACTCAACGCTGCGGAAATTGCGGCCGGACTTGGCGCTGAAACCGTGGTGCTCGATATTAATGATCAAAAACTCGCATACATTGAAAAAACGTATCAGGGAAAAATCAGACCGGTGAAATCGAATCCTCAAACGGTGACCGAATGGGTTGCAAAAGCTGACCTCTTGATTGGCGCCGTTCTTGTTGCTGGAGATCGCGCTCCAAATGTTGTCTCACGCGCTCATGTCAGAAGCATGGAGTCGAACTCCGTGATTGTCGATATCGCGATCGACCAAGGCGGTTGTATTGAAACCTCCCGCGTTACGTCCCACGATGAACCGACATACGTCGAAGAAGGCGTCATCCACTACTGCGTCCCAAACATGCCAGCCCTCACGCCCCGCACCTCAACCGAAGCGCTCACCAGTGCAACAGAACCGTATCTCTTGAAATTGGCGAATGAAGGAATTGACCGAGCACTCAACAATGATCTCGCTCTTGCCAAGGGATTACAAACTCGAAACGGAAAAGTGACGCTTCCGGTATTGGAGAAATTATTTCCGGAATTGACCTAA